Proteins from one Vibrio pomeroyi genomic window:
- a CDS encoding M3 family metallopeptidase: MTATNYLNQLNQKYLATHKAKEDFFWDTYMGISDDHDGSTLAQTQWTEFLSAAEQITAIEKHISAIDEIQDVQEKESTLTGLNGWLATFKSHAIESQQSQALKADLIKFEAELFEKKQNHVMTYVNEAGEETEGSLPVLGSTVRTNNNEKVRLSAHQALLGLEQWVLSNGFIELIKKRNQFAQSLGFKTFFDYSVVKTEQMTTEQLFAILDDFEARTRDSHQKSLTNLAAQKGQSALEGHNFTYSFAGDVMNDLDPYVPFSKSLRRWVESFGRLNIEYSQATLKLDLLDRKGKYPNGFCHGPIPSFYDQDTWVPAQVNFTSNAKPDQVGSGYDGINTLFHEGGHAAHFANVKMNAPCFSQEFAPTSMAYAETQSMFCDSLLNDADWLKQYAVNDEGQPVPDELIKAMIDSKQPFRAYQERSILVVPYFERALYEMADEDLTPEKITELARRSEKSILGLDCSPRPLMAIPHLLLDEASCAYQGYLLAHMAVYQTRAYFTEKFGYLTDNPEIGPLLAEHYWHQGNSVNHNGTIQSLTGEGFNAKYLADECNLSPEQAWAIEEQKIKQLDSRERAQVADLNAKISIVDGATELANNAKSNDQMCDDFEHFIVEQYGR; this comes from the coding sequence ATGACTGCAACGAACTATCTCAACCAATTGAATCAAAAGTATCTTGCGACTCATAAAGCGAAAGAAGACTTCTTTTGGGATACATATATGGGCATCAGTGACGACCACGATGGCTCGACACTCGCGCAGACTCAATGGACTGAATTTCTTAGTGCAGCTGAACAAATCACGGCTATCGAAAAGCACATTTCTGCCATTGATGAGATTCAAGACGTTCAAGAAAAAGAGAGCACATTAACAGGACTGAATGGCTGGTTAGCGACCTTTAAATCTCATGCAATCGAATCCCAACAATCTCAGGCGCTAAAAGCAGACCTCATCAAGTTCGAAGCAGAGCTGTTTGAGAAAAAGCAAAATCACGTGATGACTTACGTTAATGAAGCGGGTGAAGAAACAGAAGGATCGTTACCGGTTCTAGGTTCAACAGTACGAACCAATAACAATGAAAAAGTTAGGCTTTCGGCGCATCAAGCACTATTAGGACTTGAACAATGGGTTCTGTCTAATGGTTTCATTGAGCTCATCAAAAAGCGTAATCAATTTGCTCAATCACTGGGCTTCAAGACCTTTTTTGATTACTCAGTTGTAAAAACTGAACAGATGACCACTGAGCAACTATTTGCGATTTTGGACGACTTTGAGGCACGTACCCGAGATAGTCACCAGAAAAGTCTCACCAACTTGGCTGCGCAAAAGGGTCAAAGCGCCCTCGAAGGCCATAACTTCACCTACTCTTTTGCTGGTGACGTAATGAATGACCTCGACCCTTACGTCCCTTTCTCAAAGTCATTGAGACGCTGGGTTGAATCTTTTGGGCGATTAAATATCGAATATTCTCAAGCCACACTGAAGTTGGATCTGCTTGATCGCAAAGGCAAGTACCCAAATGGTTTTTGTCATGGACCTATTCCTTCGTTCTATGACCAAGACACTTGGGTGCCAGCTCAAGTCAACTTCACAAGTAACGCTAAGCCAGATCAAGTCGGCAGCGGCTATGATGGAATCAACACTCTGTTTCATGAGGGCGGGCACGCGGCACACTTTGCCAACGTCAAAATGAACGCGCCGTGTTTCTCTCAAGAGTTTGCACCGACCTCAATGGCTTACGCGGAAACTCAGTCTATGTTCTGCGATAGCCTATTGAATGATGCCGATTGGCTAAAACAATACGCAGTCAATGATGAAGGTCAGCCGGTACCTGATGAGCTTATTAAAGCGATGATTGATAGTAAGCAGCCATTCAGAGCCTACCAAGAGCGCAGCATTCTTGTGGTGCCTTACTTTGAACGAGCGCTTTATGAAATGGCTGACGAAGATCTTACGCCTGAGAAGATCACTGAGCTCGCTCGTCGTAGCGAGAAAAGCATACTTGGTTTGGATTGCAGCCCACGTCCATTAATGGCGATCCCGCACCTGTTATTAGACGAAGCTTCTTGCGCATATCAAGGTTACTTACTGGCTCACATGGCGGTGTATCAAACGCGTGCATATTTCACCGAGAAATTTGGCTACTTAACAGATAACCCAGAGATCGGGCCTTTGTTGGCAGAGCACTATTGGCATCAAGGTAATAGCGTGAACCATAACGGGACAATACAAAGTCTTACTGGGGAAGGCTTCAATGCCAAGTACCTTGCCGATGAGTGTAACTTATCACCAGAACAGGCATGGGCGATTGAAGAGCAAAAGATCAAACAGCTGGATTCTCGCGAACGAGCACAAGTCGCTGATTTGAATGCGAAGATATCGATTGTTGATGGTGCAACTGAATTAGCGAATAACGCAAAGTCGAATGATCAAATGTGTGATGATTTTGAGCACTTTATTGTAGAGCAATACGGGCGATAA
- a CDS encoding porin produces MKKTLVALAIASISTSAFAVNTSSQNSQNEEMFAFDSMHKDQFSVAGSFGVGGYYDTGSKAFYDDWATGLTLAVSYRNNRFVGYFETDMMLQYTTDDNVAANDAATSAWVNGIDTGPATDVDKAWLGFDTGYGIASFGWENDTALDKVDGAGDNTYEFGASAGDASDAFNVVKFQGATSGIAYGISYFETKDSRNDDNFDKGVNGYIGLEQEVFNLYAGYENRDYEDDFEVYTVTGNVKVGALKLGVNSWIEESDSEKNTGYYLSGGFTVSEDLTIAAGYASSNNELDGQADVDASYINIAAMYRIAENADMGIDIKQDIEGSRIGSTGMQYDEETHVFAAAYYYF; encoded by the coding sequence ATGAAAAAAACATTAGTAGCACTTGCGATTGCAAGCATTTCAACTTCAGCATTCGCTGTAAACACAAGCAGCCAAAACAGCCAGAATGAAGAGATGTTTGCTTTTGATTCTATGCACAAAGATCAATTTTCAGTAGCAGGTTCTTTCGGTGTTGGTGGTTACTACGACACAGGTTCTAAAGCATTTTACGATGATTGGGCGACAGGCCTAACGCTTGCGGTAAGTTACCGTAACAACCGTTTTGTTGGTTACTTCGAAACGGACATGATGCTTCAGTACACGACCGACGATAACGTTGCAGCGAACGACGCAGCGACATCTGCTTGGGTAAACGGTATTGATACTGGCCCTGCGACAGACGTAGATAAAGCGTGGTTAGGTTTTGACACTGGTTACGGTATCGCTTCATTTGGTTGGGAAAATGACACGGCGCTAGATAAAGTCGACGGCGCAGGTGACAACACTTACGAGTTTGGTGCTTCTGCTGGCGATGCTTCTGATGCATTCAATGTAGTTAAATTCCAAGGCGCAACAAGCGGCATTGCTTACGGTATTTCTTACTTTGAAACGAAAGATTCTCGCAACGATGATAATTTCGACAAAGGTGTGAACGGCTACATAGGTCTAGAGCAAGAAGTATTCAACCTATACGCTGGTTACGAGAACCGTGACTACGAAGATGATTTCGAAGTTTACACAGTGACAGGTAACGTTAAGGTTGGCGCACTTAAGCTAGGTGTTAACTCTTGGATTGAAGAGAGTGATTCTGAGAAAAACACAGGTTACTACCTATCTGGTGGCTTCACAGTTTCTGAAGACCTAACGATTGCTGCTGGTTACGCATCTAGCAACAACGAACTTGACGGACAAGCGGATGTAGATGCTTCTTACATCAACATCGCAGCAATGTACCGTATCGCAGAAAATGCAGACATGGGCATCGATATCAAACAAGACATTGAAGGCTCTCGCATTGGTTCAACTGGTATGCAATACGACGAAGAAACACACGTATTCGCCGCTGCTTACTACTACTTCTAA
- a CDS encoding DUF3187 family protein: MLTFPSAIASPMFVYAQSPIHSNVLSTQLRSAQPNRVGTIEFKSSYTQASIWAHTEAYSLDYYQNQSNIAVEWQASPIWKTELDYRVVTAKDNGLDSFVMGFHDLFGIGQNGRDEVAEDQFTMDFHNAGVHVSDFEGDELTNALTFYNELLLYSRGPMSLSAGGSLYYNNVRSGQFSRTSFEQGVQLNYSYITPKHSIFSTVGLVHRNGDNSFVGLEDLRFENVSASWSIGYEYRLNSRHSLLIESLNYQGWASNDPDFSEPSNEVVVGYRYRLHQLAIEALMIENIRNMDNSTDIGFTLGLRFSI, translated from the coding sequence ATCCTAACTTTTCCTAGCGCCATAGCGTCGCCAATGTTTGTTTACGCTCAGTCTCCAATTCATTCAAACGTTCTCTCAACTCAGCTGCGTTCTGCCCAACCGAATAGAGTCGGCACGATAGAGTTCAAATCCTCTTACACACAGGCCAGTATATGGGCTCATACGGAAGCCTATTCGCTCGACTACTACCAAAACCAATCCAATATTGCTGTTGAGTGGCAAGCGTCTCCCATCTGGAAAACAGAACTGGATTATCGTGTCGTCACTGCCAAAGATAATGGATTAGATAGCTTTGTTATGGGGTTTCATGATCTTTTTGGCATTGGGCAAAACGGACGTGATGAGGTAGCAGAAGATCAATTCACCATGGACTTCCATAATGCTGGCGTTCATGTCTCTGACTTTGAAGGTGATGAATTAACCAATGCGCTGACTTTTTACAATGAATTATTGTTGTATTCTAGGGGGCCTATGTCGCTCTCTGCTGGTGGCTCTTTGTATTACAACAACGTAAGAAGTGGACAATTTTCGAGAACAAGTTTTGAGCAAGGCGTTCAACTTAACTACAGCTATATCACACCCAAACACAGTATTTTTTCAACCGTCGGTTTAGTGCATCGAAATGGCGATAATTCCTTTGTCGGCCTAGAAGACTTACGTTTTGAGAACGTAAGTGCGAGTTGGTCGATAGGGTATGAATATCGACTGAATTCGCGTCATAGTTTGCTTATTGAATCTCTCAACTATCAAGGGTGGGCGAGCAACGATCCAGATTTTTCTGAACCTTCCAATGAAGTGGTCGTGGGTTACCGTTATCGCCTACATCAACTTGCGATTGAGGCTTTGATGATCGAAAACATCCGTAACATGGACAACAGTACCGACATCGGGTTTACGCTCGGGTTGCGCTTCTCAATATAA
- a CDS encoding LuxR C-terminal-related transcriptional regulator — protein sequence MNASNQSFEQLLMSQSATLINSDPRDFNATWSTASFDVLDWFDIDRLTLYPNSMVLLEDGKTCSVSKSHIPSINKRDFVGCNHLEYLKLLKTSETYLEFSEAQLAISQNDVLSQIHKQGGKWHCIIPLQLFNQRWGALSFTNFHDNKTTLDFEDIKRLKLICEMWLCYWQHSTLARTLNQSENLWEDDSDKLLLLTKKQTTVLSLIAQGFTAKECADRLHLSPRTIESHKYRMLGLMELNNHNELVQFALRNGLGITENQHTTR from the coding sequence GTGAACGCCTCTAACCAGAGCTTTGAACAATTGTTGATGAGTCAGTCTGCAACCTTGATCAATAGTGACCCAAGGGATTTTAACGCGACTTGGTCCACTGCAAGCTTTGATGTTCTAGATTGGTTCGATATTGATAGGCTCACACTTTACCCGAATTCGATGGTGCTACTGGAAGATGGGAAAACCTGTTCCGTTTCCAAATCGCACATCCCTTCAATCAACAAAAGAGACTTTGTTGGCTGTAACCACCTTGAGTACCTAAAGCTTCTTAAAACGTCCGAAACCTACTTGGAGTTTTCAGAGGCACAACTCGCGATCAGCCAAAACGATGTGTTGAGTCAAATACACAAACAAGGTGGGAAATGGCACTGTATTATCCCTCTGCAACTGTTTAATCAACGTTGGGGCGCCCTCTCTTTTACCAACTTTCATGACAACAAAACCACCTTGGATTTTGAAGACATCAAACGACTCAAACTTATCTGTGAAATGTGGCTTTGTTATTGGCAGCATTCAACCTTAGCGAGGACGCTGAATCAAAGCGAAAACTTGTGGGAAGATGATAGCGATAAATTGCTGTTACTGACGAAGAAGCAAACCACGGTGCTTTCTCTGATTGCTCAGGGTTTTACGGCCAAAGAGTGTGCCGATAGGTTGCACTTAAGCCCACGTACCATTGAATCCCATAAATACAGAATGCTTGGGCTAATGGAGCTCAATAATCACAACGAGTTAGTGCAGTTCGCTTTACGTAACGGCTTAGGCATCACTGAAAATCAACACACTACTCGTTAA
- a CDS encoding RecX family transcriptional regulator: protein MDDSQQNPNTRNTTVRKATRIESVMNSAMWHLTQRDMTESELIAKLKVKTDDQDWINETLSNLKGYGYLKSDQDFAEQFAEQAFFGEFGSRYIVEKLKKKGLSDSIIADAIHKVSAEKNIDEQTILIERINNYYTSFTMSREKLVAALQKRGFSYQQVKIAIDQHPQAHELKSNIQIKADKADLEKEVLKYARKGKGLTAIQQELRQRQIDTTELSSLIDRLINEEQLDFYSSCLEQLQKKSYDLNDHKARSKAYAMLSRKGFSSDEIKFALSEGNE, encoded by the coding sequence ATGGATGATTCACAGCAAAACCCGAATACTAGAAATACAACGGTAAGAAAAGCGACGCGAATCGAAAGTGTCATGAACTCTGCGATGTGGCATTTAACCCAGAGGGACATGACGGAAAGCGAGTTGATTGCGAAGTTGAAAGTGAAAACGGACGATCAAGATTGGATAAATGAAACCTTGAGCAACTTGAAAGGTTACGGCTATCTTAAATCCGACCAAGATTTTGCTGAGCAATTTGCTGAACAAGCCTTCTTCGGTGAATTTGGATCTCGATATATCGTAGAGAAATTGAAAAAGAAGGGACTCTCCGATTCGATTATTGCTGATGCCATTCATAAGGTTTCTGCAGAAAAAAATATCGACGAACAGACTATATTGATAGAGCGAATCAACAACTACTACACAAGCTTTACTATGAGCCGTGAAAAGCTGGTCGCCGCACTGCAAAAACGTGGCTTTAGTTATCAGCAGGTGAAAATTGCCATCGATCAGCATCCACAAGCGCATGAACTGAAAAGTAATATCCAAATCAAGGCCGACAAAGCTGATTTGGAGAAGGAAGTGCTCAAGTACGCTCGAAAAGGGAAAGGCTTAACCGCTATCCAACAAGAACTTAGACAGCGACAAATCGATACCACTGAACTTTCATCGTTGATCGACCGATTGATCAATGAAGAGCAATTGGACTTTTATTCTTCTTGTTTAGAACAGCTTCAGAAAAAATCTTATGACCTTAATGATCACAAGGCACGCTCAAAGGCCTACGCCATGTTGAGCCGCAAAGGCTTTTCATCCGATGAGATTAAATTCGCGCTAAGTGAAGGCAACGAATAA
- a CDS encoding mechanosensitive ion channel, giving the protein MMKVWRCLLLMLAFVAFGSYAQSVEKIAQVQDQLMLDLATLETAHDAEKPFLEDILRRKNQGLREEIFTQLSSDKKEGLDVVLAQQVELLQKLLSLNETKIVSMSKENRSAEGDVKKRLELRIQKRIGMMDTYYQQLAKTLAWSKERGVDVAVPEKALKVDLVSRSKYLTNAILYTDTQRQDLEARLSFVNEEEKAVIKKELERFSERTSVMVASLEETITLMEPFGVDVTSYKRVLLATTGDINADVLDVDVALELLDGWLRSFSSWAFENTPSFIVKLALFLGILYVTRLIANVARKTVRKSVSHSKMDFSVLMQDFFVSIASKAVVFVGLLIALSQIGIELAPLLTGFGVAGVIIGFALQDTLSNFASGLMILIYRPYDVGDMVKVAGVQGTVKDMSLVSTTVQTIDNQRLVIPNNKIWGDVINNITAERVRRVDMVFGIGYSDDIDKAKAVLNDIIIAHPLVLKKPEHMIKLHTLNTSSVDFVVRPWVKTDDYWDVYWDVTETVKKRFDEEGITIPFPQRDVHIYNHEES; this is encoded by the coding sequence ATGATGAAGGTTTGGCGTTGTCTATTGTTAATGTTGGCGTTTGTCGCATTTGGAAGTTATGCACAAAGCGTCGAGAAAATAGCACAAGTACAAGATCAGTTGATGCTCGATTTGGCAACACTAGAAACGGCGCACGATGCTGAGAAACCCTTTCTTGAAGATATTTTGAGACGCAAGAACCAAGGGTTGCGTGAGGAGATTTTCACACAACTCTCCTCTGATAAGAAAGAAGGGCTAGATGTTGTTCTTGCTCAGCAGGTTGAACTACTTCAAAAATTGTTATCGTTGAATGAAACTAAAATCGTTTCAATGAGCAAAGAAAATCGCTCAGCTGAAGGTGATGTTAAGAAACGCCTTGAATTACGTATTCAGAAACGAATCGGAATGATGGACACCTATTACCAACAACTTGCTAAAACATTAGCGTGGTCAAAAGAGCGTGGTGTTGATGTAGCTGTACCGGAAAAAGCTCTAAAAGTTGACTTGGTGTCTCGCTCTAAATACCTGACTAATGCCATTCTTTACACAGACACACAGCGACAAGATCTCGAAGCGCGTCTGTCTTTCGTGAATGAAGAAGAGAAAGCGGTCATTAAAAAGGAACTGGAACGCTTCAGTGAGCGTACCAGCGTTATGGTGGCGAGCTTAGAAGAAACCATTACCTTGATGGAGCCGTTTGGTGTTGATGTAACTTCTTATAAGCGAGTGCTGTTAGCAACGACGGGCGACATTAACGCCGATGTATTGGATGTCGATGTCGCACTAGAGCTACTAGACGGTTGGCTACGTTCGTTCAGTTCATGGGCTTTTGAGAATACTCCTTCTTTTATCGTTAAACTCGCTCTGTTTCTCGGTATTTTGTATGTCACTCGCCTAATTGCTAACGTCGCTCGTAAGACGGTTCGCAAGAGTGTTTCGCACTCTAAGATGGACTTTAGTGTATTGATGCAAGACTTCTTTGTATCAATCGCATCCAAAGCGGTCGTGTTTGTCGGTTTGCTTATCGCCTTGTCTCAAATAGGGATCGAGCTAGCACCGCTATTAACCGGTTTTGGTGTCGCGGGTGTCATCATTGGTTTTGCATTGCAAGATACGCTGTCTAACTTCGCGTCTGGTTTGATGATCTTGATTTACCGTCCTTACGATGTTGGTGACATGGTTAAAGTCGCGGGTGTTCAAGGCACAGTAAAAGACATGAGCTTAGTATCGACAACGGTTCAAACTATCGACAACCAACGCTTGGTGATCCCGAACAACAAGATCTGGGGTGACGTTATCAATAACATCACAGCAGAGCGCGTGAGACGTGTGGATATGGTGTTTGGTATTGGTTATTCAGATGACATCGATAAAGCAAAGGCAGTATTGAACGACATCATTATTGCGCACCCGCTAGTGCTTAAAAAGCCTGAGCATATGATTAAGTTACATACCTTAAATACGTCTTCTGTAGACTTCGTGGTAAGACCGTGGGTTAAGACAGACGATTACTGGGATGTATATTGGGATGTGACGGAAACCGTGAAGAAACGCTTCGATGAAGAAGGCATCACGATTCCATTCCCGCAACGAGATGTGCATATTTACAATCACGAAGAGAGTTAA